In one Leptogranulimonas caecicola genomic region, the following are encoded:
- a CDS encoding putative ABC transporter permease, with translation MINTLLLILLFVFVCLLTSWAISEVSWRFMSGRSYSEAMGRERFDADDVVDASTLAYKASSSDSLQSRIASRLARKESQRQERFRKRVGVSRHDPAYYELRTRTGRPMSKEQRKATLKAERMAKHQYLEQASLGITHYITIFLVCSLLGLVGEEIWMWHSQGLTQSRVGVVWGPFSPLYGFGGLMFAIVLWNFRDSKWYEILLVSMGAGAAIEQATGMCMEFFWHAQSWTYLGLPDAITQWVCWRSIVLWAVLGVIFTKVVLPEFVWFIGEPSSKTQAVLVGVLVAFITIDLLATAYCFYRMEQRALGIPPQNAVDVYVDSHFNNDFIEDRFQNLVVGSQLAPNA, from the coding sequence TTGATCAACACCTTGCTTCTCATCTTGCTCTTCGTGTTTGTGTGTCTGTTGACCTCCTGGGCCATCTCAGAAGTGAGCTGGCGCTTCATGAGCGGTAGAAGTTACTCAGAGGCCATGGGGCGGGAACGCTTCGATGCAGATGATGTAGTGGATGCGTCGACGCTTGCGTATAAGGCTTCAAGCTCTGACAGCTTGCAAAGCAGGATCGCTTCCCGCTTGGCGCGCAAGGAGTCTCAGCGACAGGAGCGCTTTCGCAAGAGGGTGGGGGTTTCTCGGCACGATCCGGCTTACTATGAGCTGAGAACTCGCACGGGGCGTCCCATGTCCAAAGAGCAGCGCAAAGCAACGCTTAAAGCGGAGCGCATGGCGAAGCATCAGTATTTGGAACAGGCGAGCTTGGGGATCACCCACTACATCACGATCTTTTTGGTCTGCAGCCTACTGGGTCTCGTGGGTGAGGAGATCTGGATGTGGCATTCCCAGGGTCTCACCCAAAGTCGAGTGGGTGTGGTGTGGGGCCCATTCTCGCCGCTCTATGGATTCGGCGGCCTTATGTTCGCCATCGTGCTGTGGAACTTCCGCGATAGCAAGTGGTACGAGATCTTGCTGGTGTCCATGGGAGCGGGAGCGGCTATCGAGCAGGCTACCGGCATGTGCATGGAGTTCTTCTGGCATGCGCAGAGCTGGACGTACTTGGGTCTTCCGGATGCCATCACTCAGTGGGTCTGTTGGCGCTCCATCGTCCTTTGGGCGGTGCTGGGCGTGATCTTTACTAAGGTGGTGCTACCGGAGTTCGTATGGTTCATAGGGGAGCCGTCCAGCAAAACTCAAGCGGTTCTGGTGGGAGTGCTTGTGGCATTTATTACTATAGATTTATTGGCCACGGCTTATTGCTTCTACCGCATGGAGCAGCGCGCTTTGGGCATACCACCCCAAAACGCGGTGGATGTCTACGTGGACTCTCACTTTAACAATGACTTCATCGAAGACAGGTTTCAAAACCTGGTGGTAGGAAGCCAGCTGGCGCCAAACGCCTAG
- a CDS encoding solute carrier family 23 protein, translated as MAEREVIGVSDRVSVGKAIPLGIQHMMSMFGSTVLVPMLTGLHPSAAIMCSGIGTVCYLLMTKNKIPSYLGSSFAFISPIIAVGATQGTAAALSGVVVAGLVFLAVAGIIKLIGTGWIDRILPPVLIASIIIVIGVGLSATAVNMALTGSTGEFNGIATLVAGITLFAAVIFSSMKGLIGTIPVLLAIIVGYIVAAFCGLVDLAPVAEAAWIGLPHLQFPEFDPVAIALIAPVALVVVIEHIGHLLVVSEVVGEDFVPMLPRSLAGDGIATCIAGFLGSPPATTYAENIGVMSVTRVYSTQVFWYAAGFAFIVGGFCPKLEALIMSIPTPVMGGVSLLLFGLIASNGLRMLVTNNIDFGENRNLMIAAVVIILGVGMECGGFSLPLGDYTIPGMALSAIVGIIMNLVLPAAPGHPKDDEKPAVYIEER; from the coding sequence ATGGCAGAAAGAGAAGTGATTGGAGTCTCCGACCGCGTGTCGGTGGGCAAAGCGATCCCTCTTGGCATCCAGCACATGATGTCAATGTTTGGGTCCACCGTACTGGTGCCCATGCTCACGGGTCTGCATCCCAGTGCTGCCATCATGTGTTCAGGTATCGGCACGGTGTGTTACCTGCTCATGACCAAGAACAAGATTCCTAGCTATCTAGGAAGCTCGTTCGCATTTATCAGCCCCATTATTGCGGTTGGTGCTACACAGGGCACCGCAGCGGCGCTCTCCGGCGTGGTTGTGGCTGGTCTAGTTTTTCTGGCAGTGGCCGGCATTATCAAGCTCATTGGCACCGGTTGGATCGATCGCATTTTGCCCCCGGTGCTCATTGCCTCCATCATTATCGTCATTGGTGTGGGCCTTTCTGCTACCGCAGTGAACATGGCGCTCACAGGCTCCACGGGAGAATTCAACGGCATTGCGACTCTGGTTGCGGGCATCACTCTGTTTGCGGCAGTGATCTTCTCCTCGATGAAGGGCCTTATCGGCACTATCCCAGTGCTCTTGGCCATTATTGTGGGCTATATCGTCGCAGCTTTCTGCGGCTTGGTAGATCTCGCCCCTGTGGCCGAGGCTGCTTGGATTGGCTTGCCCCATCTGCAGTTCCCAGAGTTCGACCCTGTGGCCATCGCGCTCATCGCTCCGGTGGCGCTGGTAGTGGTCATCGAGCACATCGGCCACCTGCTGGTAGTCTCTGAGGTGGTAGGCGAGGATTTCGTCCCCATGCTGCCACGCTCGCTGGCAGGTGACGGTATCGCCACCTGCATCGCCGGCTTTTTGGGTAGCCCTCCTGCCACCACCTACGCCGAGAACATCGGCGTCATGAGCGTCACCCGCGTCTACTCCACCCAGGTCTTCTGGTATGCTGCGGGCTTCGCGTTCATCGTAGGCGGCTTCTGCCCCAAGCTCGAAGCGCTCATCATGAGCATACCCACTCCTGTCATGGGCGGCGTAAGTCTGCTGCTCTTTGGCCTTATTGCTTCTAACGGTTTGCGCATGCTGGTGACCAACAACATCGACTTTGGCGAGAATCGAAACCTCATGATTGCCGCCGTGGTCATCATCTTGGGCGTAGGCATGGAGTGTGGCGGCTTCTCGCTGCCTCTGGGTGACTACACCATCCCTGGCATGGCACTCTCGGCTATCGTGGGCATCATCATGAACCTCGTGCTCCCCGCGGCTCCTGGTCATCCTAAGGATGACGAGAAGCCCGCGGTCTACATCGAGGAGCGTTAA
- a CDS encoding NCS2 family permease: MENFFHMSARGSSVGQEVRAGLTTFLAMAYIIAVNPSLLEAAGIPSGAAVTATCIGAGIMTILMGLFANRPLACASGMGINAVVAFTLTGLCDGDWHAAMAVIFIEGIAILILVLCGLREAIMDAIPASQRHAIAAGLGLFICLIGLINGSIVVNDDSTLITMGALSDPNYIVAMIAIFSTFVLYCMNVPGEILIGIVIAVIVGIPLGVTATPTGIVSSLDFSTFGAPFLTDESGVMGIAKVVASPVLLMFVFSLMMSDFFDTMGTAFAVAKQGDFLTADGKVEDIRPILIVDSCAAAVGGLVGASSITTFVESASGAADGGRTGLTSITTGVLFVLAAFFAPLIAVVSSPATTGALVLVGFLMMDQVQDIDWNSKLDGLPAFITLAGIPLTYSISTGIGLGFITYVVVACATGNAKKVKPLMWVAAVAFLVSFLIS, from the coding sequence CTGGAAAACTTCTTCCATATGAGCGCCCGTGGATCGTCTGTGGGCCAGGAGGTACGTGCTGGTCTCACAACCTTTCTGGCGATGGCCTACATCATCGCCGTCAATCCGTCCCTGTTGGAGGCTGCGGGCATTCCTTCGGGGGCAGCAGTGACTGCTACTTGTATTGGCGCTGGCATCATGACCATCCTCATGGGCCTCTTCGCCAATCGTCCTTTGGCCTGCGCCTCGGGCATGGGCATCAACGCGGTGGTCGCCTTCACCCTCACCGGCCTTTGCGACGGCGATTGGCACGCCGCTATGGCGGTCATCTTTATCGAGGGTATCGCCATTCTTATTCTGGTGCTTTGCGGTCTGCGTGAGGCCATCATGGATGCCATCCCCGCATCTCAGCGCCACGCCATCGCCGCTGGCCTGGGTCTTTTCATATGCCTTATCGGCCTCATCAACGGGTCCATTGTGGTAAACGATGACTCCACCCTCATCACTATGGGAGCCCTGAGCGACCCCAACTACATCGTGGCCATGATCGCCATCTTCTCCACCTTCGTGCTCTACTGCATGAATGTGCCCGGCGAGATCCTCATTGGCATCGTCATTGCCGTGATCGTGGGCATTCCTCTGGGTGTCACCGCTACTCCCACTGGCATCGTGTCTTCGCTGGACTTCTCCACCTTTGGCGCCCCCTTCCTCACCGACGAGTCCGGTGTCATGGGTATCGCCAAGGTCGTGGCGAGCCCCGTCCTTCTCATGTTCGTGTTCTCCCTCATGATGTCTGACTTCTTCGACACCATGGGCACCGCTTTCGCAGTGGCCAAGCAGGGTGACTTCCTTACTGCCGATGGCAAAGTGGAAGACATTCGCCCCATCCTCATTGTTGACTCCTGCGCAGCTGCCGTAGGCGGCCTGGTGGGCGCTTCCTCAATCACCACCTTTGTGGAGTCTGCTTCCGGCGCTGCCGATGGCGGTCGCACTGGCCTCACCTCCATCACCACCGGCGTGCTGTTCGTTCTAGCCGCCTTCTTCGCACCTCTCATTGCCGTGGTGAGCTCTCCTGCCACCACCGGCGCTCTGGTGCTCGTGGGCTTCCTCATGATGGATCAGGTCCAAGACATCGACTGGAACTCCAAGCTCGATGGCCTGCCCGCCTTCATCACTCTGGCCGGCATCCCCTTGACCTACTCCATCTCCACCGGTATTGGCCTGGGCTTCATCACTTACGTGGTGGTTGCCTGCGCTACTGGCAATGCGAAAAAGGTCAAGCCTCTCATGTGGGTGGCTGCAGTCGCCTTCTTGGTATCTTTCCTCATCTCATAA
- the dut gene encoding dUTP diphosphatase translates to MNSGITLPIQRLDPAVELPSYAYVGDAGLDLRSAEDVVLAPHERRLISTGLAIAIPDGYAGFVQPRSGMALKQGLSMANTPGLVDSHYRGELKVCAINLDDEKPIAITRGDRIAQLVILPVPQVTLLEVDQLDETDRGTGGFGSSGVS, encoded by the coding sequence ATGAATAGCGGTATCACCCTGCCCATTCAGCGACTGGACCCTGCAGTGGAGCTTCCTTCCTATGCCTATGTGGGTGATGCGGGGTTGGATCTTCGTTCCGCAGAGGATGTAGTGTTGGCTCCTCATGAGCGCCGCCTGATTTCTACCGGGTTAGCCATCGCTATCCCTGATGGCTATGCCGGCTTTGTCCAACCTCGCAGCGGCATGGCCCTCAAACAAGGGCTCTCTATGGCCAATACGCCCGGTCTTGTGGATTCCCATTATCGTGGCGAGCTCAAAGTCTGCGCCATCAATCTAGATGACGAGAAACCCATCGCCATTACCCGGGGCGATCGCATCGCCCAGCTGGTCATCCTTCCGGTGCCTCAGGTAACTCTCTTAGAGGTGGATCAGCTGGATGAGACCGATCGCGGCACAGGGGGATTTGGTTCCAGCGGCGTTTCTTAA
- the nrdR gene encoding transcriptional regulator NrdR produces the protein MRCPNCGCDDSKVIDSRPSESHEAIRRRRVCTACGCRFTTYERREELPLVVIKSDGRREPFDRQKIMRGLVAATVKRDLDVAQLDALIDSVENELRDGGITEVPSKRLGEMVLLHLRDIDDVAYVRFASVYREFKNLDEFSEELRRLANE, from the coding sequence ATGCGCTGTCCCAATTGCGGGTGTGATGATTCCAAGGTCATTGATTCCAGGCCTTCTGAATCCCATGAAGCTATCCGTCGCAGGCGCGTGTGCACTGCCTGTGGTTGTCGTTTTACCACCTATGAACGCCGAGAAGAGCTGCCTCTCGTAGTAATTAAGAGCGATGGCCGTCGCGAGCCTTTCGATCGGCAAAAGATCATGCGCGGTCTTGTGGCCGCTACGGTCAAGCGCGATTTGGACGTGGCTCAGCTGGACGCTCTTATCGACTCGGTAGAAAACGAGCTTCGCGACGGCGGTATCACAGAAGTTCCCAGCAAGCGTCTGGGCGAGATGGTCCTTTTACATCTACGCGATATAGATGACGTGGCCTATGTGCGGTTTGCCTCAGTCTATCGCGAGTTTAAAAACCTTGATGAGTTTTCTGAAGAGCTTCGGAGGCTTGCCAATGAATAG
- the lexA gene encoding transcriptional repressor LexA: MSRPQLSHRVQQIYDFLVTYSQEHGYPPSVREIGAAVGLKSPSTVHMHLQTLEDLNLIRRTANKSRTIEIISGAEKSTPQPAAPHSSHAQVTVEHDPNDGVIRLPVVGRVAAGVPILAEQNVEDVLQLPTSVVGDSSSFVLRVRGESMINAGIFDGDYLVVSEAHDAVNGEIVVALIDDGATVKTFYREKDRCRLQPENDSMDPIYVREPHIIGRVTALMRSIV, encoded by the coding sequence ATGTCACGGCCACAACTGAGTCATCGCGTTCAACAGATCTATGACTTTCTGGTTACCTATAGCCAGGAGCATGGCTATCCGCCCTCAGTGCGCGAGATTGGCGCTGCGGTAGGTCTCAAATCTCCCAGCACTGTGCATATGCATCTGCAAACCTTGGAAGATCTCAACCTCATTAGGCGCACTGCCAATAAATCCAGGACTATCGAGATCATCAGCGGTGCCGAGAAGAGCACACCTCAGCCGGCTGCACCTCATTCTTCCCATGCACAGGTAACGGTGGAACACGATCCTAACGACGGAGTCATTAGACTTCCAGTGGTAGGCCGCGTAGCTGCAGGCGTGCCCATCCTGGCTGAGCAAAACGTCGAGGATGTACTGCAGCTTCCCACCAGCGTAGTGGGCGATTCCAGCTCCTTCGTGCTGCGTGTGCGCGGAGAGTCCATGATCAATGCCGGCATCTTTGATGGCGACTATCTAGTGGTCTCTGAGGCGCATGATGCAGTAAACGGAGAGATCGTTGTGGCCCTTATCGATGATGGCGCCACCGTAAAGACCTTCTATCGCGAGAAGGACCGCTGTCGCCTGCAACCTGAGAATGACTCTATGGACCCCATCTATGTGCGTGAACCCCATATCATTGGTCGTGTAACGGCTCTTATGCGTTCTATTGTCTAA
- a CDS encoding heparan-alpha-glucosaminide N-acetyltransferase — protein MAPQDHALKTTDTSFNVSPLHQGWSHPSGRVGLFDAVRGFSVTSMVLFHLCYDLVVLTSVSLFWFKPPFEDIWRASISWTFLLVSGWMCSFSKNNLIRSLRYLVVAAAIFVVTSLAAVDDPINFGIIYCIGGATLIDALLERVGLEPSGPLATTVLFVLFLACLHVPQGSFGFPGFTAELPANLYAISWFSWAGFPGPGFISGDYYPLIPYALIYGVGIAAGRTFLRTGYPAWFLRAQCRPLQWIGRHALAIYIVHQPIILGCLTLAGLL, from the coding sequence ATGGCTCCTCAGGATCACGCCTTAAAGACAACGGATACATCTTTTAACGTAAGCCCTCTCCATCAGGGTTGGTCCCACCCCTCTGGCCGTGTCGGTCTCTTTGACGCCGTGAGGGGTTTTTCTGTGACCTCCATGGTGCTCTTTCATCTTTGCTATGACTTGGTAGTGCTTACCTCGGTCTCCTTGTTTTGGTTCAAGCCGCCCTTTGAAGATATTTGGCGCGCCTCTATCAGCTGGACCTTCCTTTTGGTCTCTGGATGGATGTGTTCTTTTTCCAAGAACAATCTCATTCGCTCGCTGCGCTACCTAGTGGTAGCAGCTGCGATTTTTGTTGTAACTTCTCTGGCTGCAGTAGATGATCCCATCAATTTTGGCATCATCTACTGCATAGGGGGAGCTACCTTGATAGATGCACTGCTAGAACGGGTGGGCCTAGAGCCTTCTGGGCCTCTGGCTACCACCGTCCTCTTTGTGCTCTTTCTCGCCTGTCTCCATGTGCCTCAGGGAAGCTTTGGATTCCCCGGCTTCACAGCAGAGCTTCCAGCAAACCTTTACGCCATCTCTTGGTTTTCTTGGGCGGGGTTTCCGGGTCCTGGCTTTATCTCTGGCGACTACTACCCGCTGATACCGTATGCCTTAATCTATGGCGTAGGCATTGCGGCGGGTCGCACATTCTTGCGCACAGGATATCCAGCATGGTTCTTACGAGCACAATGCCGCCCTCTCCAATGGATTGGACGGCATGCGCTCGCTATTTATATAGTGCACCAACCAATTATTCTAGGCTGCCTGACGCTTGCGGGACTGTTATAG
- the hflX gene encoding GTPase HflX, producing the protein MARKTSQPTALPQERALLIGVDLPGINHWAMTDSMAELARLAQTDGAQVVGELTQRLDRPVPKTFIGSGKTRELVDLVHALDVDVVIFDDELTPSQQSNIEKAVGEPVKVIDRTALILDIFGNHAKTREGRLQVQLAQLQYVLPRLRGMWSHLMGEQTRGGIGSRFGQGESQLEVDRRLVRDRISKLREELKRLAQRREVQSKARWDSGVYRVALAGYTNAGKSTLLNALTDSDVYAKDELFATLDPTTRALDLAEGRKITITDTVGFIQKLPTTLVEAFKSTLAEVAAADLIIIVADASDPHWPAQVASVRDTLEQIDAGSITNLLCLNKIDELSAAEKDTLRIMHPQALQVSALTGQGLPGLLHEIATIASENDCTVTARIPYEKGLLMKMVHERGQVLRETYEDGGLLITAKVPVRLAGTLAPYRVDGDNLESKEDSESEPDTERNVSESPVT; encoded by the coding sequence ATGGCACGCAAAACGTCTCAACCTACGGCTCTTCCTCAGGAAAGAGCGCTTCTCATAGGCGTTGATTTACCGGGCATCAATCATTGGGCCATGACAGATTCCATGGCAGAGCTTGCGCGACTGGCTCAAACCGACGGCGCTCAGGTGGTGGGGGAGCTCACACAGCGTCTGGACAGACCAGTTCCTAAGACCTTTATTGGGTCGGGCAAAACTCGTGAGCTGGTAGACCTTGTTCATGCTCTGGATGTAGATGTGGTCATCTTTGATGACGAGCTCACACCTTCCCAGCAATCCAATATCGAAAAAGCGGTGGGCGAGCCCGTAAAGGTCATTGACCGCACTGCTCTCATCCTAGATATCTTTGGCAATCATGCTAAAACCCGTGAGGGACGTCTACAGGTGCAATTGGCCCAGCTCCAATACGTACTGCCGCGTCTTCGTGGCATGTGGAGCCACCTGATGGGCGAGCAAACCCGTGGCGGCATTGGAAGCCGTTTTGGTCAAGGCGAATCCCAGCTAGAGGTGGACCGTCGACTGGTGCGCGATCGCATCTCAAAACTGCGCGAGGAGCTCAAGCGCTTGGCTCAGCGCCGAGAGGTGCAATCCAAAGCGCGCTGGGACTCCGGTGTCTATAGAGTGGCCCTTGCGGGTTATACCAATGCGGGAAAGTCAACGTTGCTCAACGCTCTCACAGACTCGGACGTCTACGCCAAAGATGAGCTATTCGCCACCCTTGATCCCACCACGCGCGCCCTCGATTTGGCAGAAGGCCGCAAGATCACCATCACTGACACTGTAGGGTTCATTCAAAAGCTCCCCACCACGCTAGTGGAAGCCTTCAAGTCCACACTTGCCGAAGTGGCTGCTGCAGACCTCATCATCATCGTCGCTGACGCCTCTGATCCTCATTGGCCTGCCCAGGTGGCTTCTGTGCGCGATACTCTCGAGCAAATCGATGCAGGATCTATCACAAACCTTTTGTGTCTTAATAAGATCGACGAGTTATCTGCTGCCGAGAAGGACACCCTTCGCATCATGCACCCTCAAGCACTACAGGTTTCTGCACTTACCGGCCAAGGACTTCCGGGGCTACTCCATGAGATTGCAACTATCGCCTCTGAGAATGACTGCACGGTAACTGCGCGCATCCCCTACGAAAAGGGACTGCTCATGAAGATGGTTCATGAGCGTGGGCAAGTACTTCGTGAAACCTATGAGGACGGGGGATTGCTTATCACCGCAAAGGTTCCCGTGCGCCTTGCAGGCACGTTGGCTCCCTATCGCGTAGATGGTGACAACTTGGAATCCAAAGAAGACTCCGAGTCAGAGCCAGATACAGAGCGGAATGTCTCAGAGTCTCCCGTTACCTAG
- the miaA gene encoding tRNA (adenosine(37)-N6)-dimethylallyltransferase MiaA, whose protein sequence is MDRATLPQAHLASQPMIAIVGPTASGKSALADEVAQALNSCVTSIDAMQVYRGMDIGTAKTPEAERKVPLKMVDVVEPSEEYSVALFQKDARREIDQQLAAGLTPVLCGGTGLYLDAVIDEMDFPEGGSISSDRQKYEALLTKRGEDYLWNLLNAADPKSAQLIHPHNSRRVIRALELHEKGESYGERTQHLRHRDPHYQCRIYAVVRDREKLYSRIDTRVDQMFEQGLVDEVQALKAQGIQQNLTARQAIGYKEVLAALDGQISMDEARELIKRNTRRYAKRQLSWLRRDGRAATLDLEQLSIPQARDVILATYHNVNETS, encoded by the coding sequence ATGGATAGGGCCACCTTGCCACAAGCTCATCTAGCCTCGCAGCCAATGATTGCCATCGTGGGGCCTACGGCTTCGGGAAAGTCGGCTTTGGCAGATGAGGTGGCACAGGCTCTTAACTCCTGTGTCACCTCCATCGATGCCATGCAGGTCTATCGAGGTATGGACATAGGCACTGCCAAAACTCCTGAGGCAGAGCGAAAAGTACCTCTCAAGATGGTGGACGTGGTAGAGCCTTCTGAGGAGTACTCGGTAGCTCTCTTCCAAAAAGACGCCCGGCGTGAGATAGACCAGCAGCTAGCCGCAGGCCTTACCCCCGTGCTCTGTGGGGGTACTGGGCTTTATCTGGATGCCGTTATCGACGAGATGGATTTTCCTGAGGGTGGCTCGATCTCTTCTGATCGCCAAAAATACGAGGCTCTTTTGACTAAAAGAGGTGAAGACTACCTCTGGAATCTCTTGAATGCTGCCGATCCCAAAAGCGCCCAGCTCATTCACCCTCACAATTCGCGGCGTGTCATCCGTGCCCTGGAGCTCCATGAGAAGGGGGAGAGTTATGGGGAACGCACTCAGCATCTCAGGCATCGCGACCCTCATTATCAATGTCGCATCTATGCTGTCGTCCGCGACCGAGAAAAGCTCTACTCGCGCATAGACACCCGTGTGGATCAGATGTTTGAACAAGGTCTGGTAGATGAGGTACAAGCCCTCAAAGCCCAAGGGATCCAGCAAAACCTCACTGCACGGCAGGCCATTGGCTACAAAGAGGTGCTTGCGGCTTTAGACGGTCAGATCTCTATGGATGAAGCGAGGGAGCTCATCAAGCGCAATACTCGCAGGTATGCCAAGCGTCAACTCTCCTGGCTCAGGCGAGATGGGCGAGCCGCAACACTCGATCTTGAGCAACTTTCTATTCCCCAGGCACGTGACGTAATATTGGCAACCTATCATAATGTGAATGAGACTTCCTAA
- the miaB gene encoding tRNA (N6-isopentenyl adenosine(37)-C2)-methylthiotransferase MiaB, whose protein sequence is MNFHDSERVSGLLDSCGCLEVSEPEDADIVVYMTCCVREKADTHLQGQISSMVSAPAPSSGLRTVCVGGCIAQREGEAMRSFAPNADVVFGTQAVSELPRLIEASRAEKGEHLEVDVEEPYDSFSTDLPSHRAQKFHAWVPIMTGCNNFCSYCIVPYVRGRERSRAFEEVVDEVRSLVADGVREVTLLGQNVNSYGRDLYGEPRFAELLRAVGKTGIDRIRFTSSHPKDLTDETIAAMAETPAVMPQLHLAAQSGSTDVLRRMNRKYSREEFLGLVSRIKKAMPDIALSTDLIVGFPLETEQDFEDTLSLVREAGFSSAYTFIYSKRPGTPAAKIDDPTPREVIQERFDRLAKLVQEMSWRYNQAQAGRDVAVLVEGPSKKSAEVLVGHSPENVTVHFPIPQGRSASDYIGSIVDVHVDEARTWYLRGTVASEPR, encoded by the coding sequence ATGAACTTCCATGATTCCGAGCGCGTCTCAGGTCTTTTGGATTCCTGTGGCTGCTTGGAGGTTTCTGAGCCTGAGGATGCAGATATTGTGGTCTATATGACCTGCTGTGTGCGTGAAAAAGCCGATACCCACCTTCAGGGGCAAATCTCTTCTATGGTGAGCGCTCCGGCGCCTTCCTCGGGTTTACGCACGGTGTGCGTAGGTGGATGCATCGCTCAGCGCGAGGGTGAAGCCATGAGGTCGTTTGCCCCCAATGCAGACGTGGTCTTTGGCACCCAAGCAGTCTCTGAGCTTCCTCGCCTCATCGAGGCTTCACGTGCCGAGAAAGGCGAGCACCTCGAGGTGGACGTCGAAGAGCCCTATGACTCTTTCTCTACTGATCTTCCTAGCCACCGTGCCCAGAAGTTTCATGCCTGGGTGCCCATCATGACTGGCTGCAACAACTTTTGCAGCTACTGCATTGTGCCTTATGTGCGCGGTCGAGAGCGCAGTCGTGCCTTTGAGGAGGTAGTGGACGAGGTACGTTCTCTGGTAGCCGACGGCGTGCGCGAAGTGACCTTGTTGGGTCAAAACGTCAACTCCTACGGGCGTGATCTCTACGGCGAGCCTCGCTTTGCTGAGCTTTTAAGGGCAGTGGGCAAGACCGGCATCGATCGCATCCGCTTCACAAGCTCCCATCCCAAAGACCTTACCGACGAAACTATTGCCGCCATGGCTGAAACTCCGGCAGTGATGCCTCAGCTTCATCTTGCTGCTCAATCGGGATCCACTGACGTGCTGCGGCGTATGAATCGCAAGTATTCGAGGGAAGAGTTTCTCGGCTTGGTGAGCCGCATCAAGAAGGCTATGCCAGATATCGCCCTCTCCACAGATCTCATAGTGGGATTTCCTCTGGAGACCGAGCAGGATTTTGAGGATACCCTCTCGCTCGTACGTGAGGCGGGGTTCTCTAGCGCCTACACCTTCATCTACTCCAAGCGTCCAGGTACGCCGGCTGCAAAGATTGATGATCCTACGCCTCGCGAGGTGATTCAGGAGCGCTTCGACCGGCTAGCCAAGCTGGTGCAAGAGATGAGCTGGCGGTATAACCAGGCTCAAGCCGGTCGCGATGTGGCGGTCCTGGTAGAAGGCCCCTCTAAGAAGTCAGCGGAAGTGCTTGTGGGCCATAGCCCAGAAAACGTCACGGTGCATTTTCCCATTCCTCAAGGGCGCAGTGCCAGCGACTACATTGGCTCCATTGTGGATGTCCATGTAGATGAAGCGCGCACCTGGTATCTTCGCGGCACTGTGGCCAGCGAGCCACGCTGA
- a CDS encoding stage V sporulation protein S, translated as MDFLKVSSKSSPASVAGAIAGMVKDGVPVNLQAIGAGAVNQAIKAVAIARGFLIPVGLDISIAPSFSDIQINGDSRTAIRIAVFVHRISAEETPLSEPGVSILNA; from the coding sequence ATGGATTTTCTCAAGGTCTCCAGTAAATCTTCCCCGGCCTCGGTGGCCGGCGCCATCGCTGGTATGGTCAAAGACGGCGTACCTGTAAACCTGCAGGCAATAGGTGCAGGCGCAGTCAATCAGGCCATCAAGGCAGTGGCCATCGCACGAGGGTTTCTTATTCCAGTGGGCCTCGATATCTCCATTGCTCCCTCGTTTTCCGACATTCAAATCAACGGCGACTCGCGCACTGCTATTCGCATCGCTGTCTTCGTCCACAGGATCTCTGCCGAAGAAACTCCTCTCTCAGAGCCCGGCGTGAGTATCCTCAACGCCTAA